TAGCACTGGAAAAAGCCGGATTTAAAGCTGAACTGGCAGAGGTCACGATGAAACCCGGTAATGAAGCTGTTTTAACGGGCGATGATGCAGTAAAAATGCAGAAACTACTGGACGCCTTGGAAAATCTTGATGATGTGCAAAATGTTTACACTACGGCCGTACTTGATGAATAGAAATTCCGCCGATCAGCAGGTGATAAAATCCGCATTCTTGGCATAGATCCGGGTTTACGTATTACTGGTTTTGGCGTGATTGATAAAAGCGGGAGTAATCTAACCTACGTCAGTAGCGGCAGCGTCAAGACCTTGGCGGGCGAATTGCCTTCCCGTTTGAAGTTAATTCTGAATAACTTGAGTGAAGTCATTGCGCAGTATCAACCTGAGCATGTCGCCATCGAACAAGTTTTCGTCAATATCAATCCTAAAACTACCTTATTGCTTGGTCAGGCACGTGGTGCAGCTATTTGTGCCGCAGTCATGAATAATTTAACGGTGTCAGAGTATACCGCGTTGCAAATAAAACAAGCCGTGGTCGGGAATGGGCATGCAAAAAAAAACCAGGTGCAGGAGATGGTGGTGCGTTTGCTCAGATTGACCGGTAATCCCAGTGCCGATGCCGCGGACGCCTTGGCTTGCGCGATCTGTCATGCGCATGGCGGGCTCGGTTTTGGGAAAATTGCAACCACGGGTTACCGCATGAAACGGGGGCGTTTGGTGTGATCGGACGATTAACTGGTGTATTGCTGGAAAAACATCCGCCGCAGGTTTTACTGGATGTGCAAGGGGTCGGGTACGAGATCGACGTACCGATGAGCACTTTTTATGAGCTTCCGGCGCTTGGCGCGCAAATAACCTTGCATATACATTTGGTGATACGGGAAGATTTACATCTGTTATTCGGCTTTGCAACAGAGCCGGAGCGGCAAACTTTCCGTCAGCTGATAAAAATTTCAGGTGTAGGCGCAAGAACCGCATTAGCAATTTTATCGGGGCTAAGTGTGCCGGATTTGCACCGTGCGGTCGTGGCTCAGGATAGTGCACGGCTAATCAAAGTACCCGGTATCGGCAAAAAAACGGCTGAACGTTTGTTGCTGGAGTTGCGCGATAAACTCGACTCCGCCGCGATCAGTCTGGACCAAACCCATTCTGTACCTATGCATGATAGTGACATACTCAATGCACTGTTATCGCTGGGTTATAATGATCGCGAGGCAGGTTGGGCGATTAAACAGATCTCTTCAACCGCAACGGTATCGGAAGGCATACGCCAAGCATTGCAGTTATTATCGAAGGAAAGGTAGCCGACTGAATGAGGAGTAGTGAATGATCGAAACGGATCGACTGGTTACCGCAATCACTTCATCATCGCAGGAAGAAATTCTGGAGCGCGCGTTACGCCCGAAACAACTGGAGGAATATGTCGGCCAGGAAAAAATACGCGGGCAGTTGCAGATTTTCATTGAAGCCGCAAGGAAGCGGCGCGAGGCGCTCGATCATGTGCTGTTGTTCGGTCCTCCGGGTTTAGGTAAAACTACCCTCGCGCATATTATCGCCAGGGAAATGGGTGTGAATCTGCGGCAAACTTCCGGCCCGGTTCTGGAACGGCCAGGTGATTTGGCCGCTTTGCTGACCAACCTGGAACCCAATGATGTATTGTTTATCGACGAGATTCACCGCTTATCGCCGATGGTTGAAGAAATTTTGTATCCAGCGCTGGAAGATTATCAGTTGGATATCATGATTGGTGAGGGACCGGCGGCACGATCGGTTAAGTTGGATTTGCCACCATTCACTTTGGTAGGCGCAACGACACGCGCCGGTATGCTAACTAATCCGTTACGCGATCGCTTTGGCATCGTTTCCCGGCTGGAGTTTTATACACCGGAAGAGCTGAGCAAAATAGTGAGCCGTTCCGCAGGATTGCTGAATGTGAAGATATCCCCGGATGGTGCGTTTGAAATTGCACGCCGCGCGCGTGGCACGCCACGGATAGTGAATCGATTGTTACGCCGGGTGCGTGATTACGCTGAAGTCAAAGCCGATGGACATGTAACACGTGTAGTGGCGGATGCGGCCTTAAGCATGTTGGATGTAGACGCCATAGGTCTGGATATCATGGATCGAAAATTATTGTTGGCGGTGCTGGAGAAATTTGGCGGCGGGCCAGTTGGTGTCGATAATCTCGCTGCAGCGATCAGTGAAGAAAGGGATACGATCGAAGATGTATTGGAGCCCTATTTAATCCAGCAGGGGTTCCTGAAACGGACACCGAGAGGCCGGATGGCAACAGCGGCTACGTATCAGCATTTTGGTATTACCTTGCCCAGAGACGAGCTCAGTAATGGTTTGCGGGAAGAAAATAATTCATAGTTATTTGTTTTGGTATCTCAAAATTTATGCAAATCCATACATTACGCATCATCGTCGCTATTTTGCTGACATCGGTTGTCATGTTGTATTTTTATACGGATCGTGAAAAGAGCTACTACACTAAGGCTGCGGAACCGGCTGTTGCTCAGATTCTCACTGAAATTTCCAGTTGGGAAAAACAAAAATTGCTGCTTCACTTGGCGCCGGAAGCCAAGCAAACAATCAATGATGAGCAACTGGATGAATTGTTAAAACTTTATCGCGGTTTTGGCCGATTTCAATCCATTCAGGAACTTAATTTTTCGCGCACGGTGAGCGCATTCTCGCTGATGGGTGAAAAGCGAATCAATTACTCCGGCATAGCTAAATTTGATGTAAGCCTTGTCAATTTGAATATTACTCTGATTGAACGTGGCGGATTTTTTCTTGTTTATAACTTTACTTTGGCAAAAGCCAAGTAAGAATAATGTAATTAAAAGATTGACATAATCCATGCTATGATAGTTTGAACTATATTTTGGATATAGTAGTCATAGCGGTCGTTAGAGGATAGTTTTGTATGAATTTCACAAGGGAGGCTATTTAAATGAATCAAAATTACTCGACAGTTGCGCAAAGATCTACGTCTGCAATTGCAACAAATAAGGTGCTGCGTAATACCTATTTGCTTTTATCCATGACATTGTTGTTCAGCGGATTTACTGCTGCGCTTTCAATGATGATGAATACGCCACCGATGACCTATTTAATATCTGTTATCGGCGGTATGGTAATCGCCATGTTTGTGTTACCGCGTTTTGCCAATTCACCGGCGGGCATTGGAATCGTTTTTTTGATTACCGGTATGCTGGGATTTGGGTTGGGACCAGTGCTGAGCATGTATGCATCTCTGCCTAATGGCGGGAATATCATTACGTTGTCGTTAGTTGGCACGGGTGTTATATTTATAGGCTTGTCCGCGTACGCATTGGCTACAAAAAAAGACTTCAGCTTTTTAGGCGGATTTTTGATGGTGGGTTTCCTGCTGGTATTGTTGGCAGCGCTGGCTAATATTTTTCTGCAGATACCGGCCATGTCATTAATGATTTCCGCAGTTGTCATCATGATAATGAGCGGTTTTATTCTGTACGACACCAGCCGCATTATTCATGGTGGAGAAACCAATTATGTATTGGCTACGATTGGACTGTACATGACAATTTTTAATATTTTTATCAGTTTGCTGCAAATATTGGGAATTATGAGCAACGATGATTAATTCCTAAGTTCGTTTGTTTTAGGCATTTGAAGCCCCGGTTTAGCCGGGGCTTTGTTTTGGAACGAGTGTCCAGGTTAATTCGGGATCAATTATGGATTGGATGGAAATTATTTCTGCTTTGGCATTAATCGCGTTCATTATCTTTTTATTTCCGGCAGCCCGGGAAATGATAAAAAACAACCCGCAGGGAACATCGTCCGATTGGATGAGTTTTGTCATTCCTATAATAGCTATAGCCTTATTTGTCACATTTTTGGTAATGTTGGTGTAACTCTAATTTTGTCGTGGGTAGGTAGAATTTCAGTCAAAGAAAATTTCAGATTGGAATGTGGTGATGATGTATTTTAACGTAGCACTTGTATCAATAATTAAGATGAAATTTTCTGCTTTATGCGGTGTTTCTTAGTAGTGTTCTTAGGGCAATACCATTTTATAAGCATGGGAATATTGCTATAAAAATCATGATTTTTCCTTGTTTGAGCAGCGGTGGCATGCTAGAATTTCCATTCGATTAATTAGCATGTAGAAGATATCTATAACTAAGAAAATCTAAGTTGCGGATAATTAGGAAATTCGGCCAAGGAAATTTAATTAGCGTCAATCATGGTGTGGTTTTAACAAAGTAAGATTCTGGCGTATGACTTCCGTTAGCTGGCTGAACAAAAAAGCGTGCAGGTAGGTGGCGTTCTTGGTTGTACCTAGATCTGTAAAATTAGTAATCATGTGGGGGGGAAATATGAGAAGTAAATCAGTAGTAACGCTGTCTGGAATATCCGCTCTTGCTTTGTACTCAAGCATGGC
The DNA window shown above is from Nitrosomonas sp. Is35 and carries:
- a CDS encoding Bax inhibitor-1/YccA family protein, which encodes MNQNYSTVAQRSTSAIATNKVLRNTYLLLSMTLLFSGFTAALSMMMNTPPMTYLISVIGGMVIAMFVLPRFANSPAGIGIVFLITGMLGFGLGPVLSMYASLPNGGNIITLSLVGTGVIFIGLSAYALATKKDFSFLGGFLMVGFLLVLLAALANIFLQIPAMSLMISAVVIMIMSGFILYDTSRIIHGGETNYVLATIGLYMTIFNIFISLLQILGIMSNDD
- the ruvC gene encoding crossover junction endodeoxyribonuclease RuvC is translated as MRILGIDPGLRITGFGVIDKSGSNLTYVSSGSVKTLAGELPSRLKLILNNLSEVIAQYQPEHVAIEQVFVNINPKTTLLLGQARGAAICAAVMNNLTVSEYTALQIKQAVVGNGHAKKNQVQEMVVRLLRLTGNPSADAADALACAICHAHGGLGFGKIATTGYRMKRGRLV
- the ruvA gene encoding Holliday junction branch migration protein RuvA, which produces MIGRLTGVLLEKHPPQVLLDVQGVGYEIDVPMSTFYELPALGAQITLHIHLVIREDLHLLFGFATEPERQTFRQLIKISGVGARTALAILSGLSVPDLHRAVVAQDSARLIKVPGIGKKTAERLLLELRDKLDSAAISLDQTHSVPMHDSDILNALLSLGYNDREAGWAIKQISSTATVSEGIRQALQLLSKER
- the ruvB gene encoding Holliday junction branch migration DNA helicase RuvB; the protein is MIETDRLVTAITSSSQEEILERALRPKQLEEYVGQEKIRGQLQIFIEAARKRREALDHVLLFGPPGLGKTTLAHIIAREMGVNLRQTSGPVLERPGDLAALLTNLEPNDVLFIDEIHRLSPMVEEILYPALEDYQLDIMIGEGPAARSVKLDLPPFTLVGATTRAGMLTNPLRDRFGIVSRLEFYTPEELSKIVSRSAGLLNVKISPDGAFEIARRARGTPRIVNRLLRRVRDYAEVKADGHVTRVVADAALSMLDVDAIGLDIMDRKLLLAVLEKFGGGPVGVDNLAAAISEERDTIEDVLEPYLIQQGFLKRTPRGRMATAATYQHFGITLPRDELSNGLREENNS